CTATTGTGAAAAATCAAGTCGAGCATAAAAAAATGAAGCACATCAAGATCAAGtttcattttgttcgtgaagcTGAAAATGAAGGCGAAGTTAATCTCATTCACTATAGTAGTGAAAATCAGATTACACATATCTTCATGAAGGCACtaccaaaaaataaatttgagtTCCTACGAGTCAAACCTGATGTTTATGAACAATGCGTTAAGGAGGAGTGTAGAAAATGAGTATTGTCGAgtaatcaaaataataattataaaataaaataaaactaaattaattcattaaaaaaagtCACATGATGTGGTTGAAATTGTGAACTAACAtgtaaaaaacataaacaaaaaaacCTTTATTACATACAACCAAAAACACTAATGAATCTTGCCTTTGGTTTGACAAGTTTTGTGTTATGGTAAGAGTTGTATGCACCAAATTAATATTTGGCCGATATTTCAAGAGTAGTTTCACATGTAATAGGTGTTGAAATTACACAATCTGTATTTCCATAAATAGTGTTTATAGATTTAGGGAATCGAGGTATTCAATCAATTTCAAGTTAAAatgttctttccaagtctttattatttgttgtaaaattttatttatgctCATAGATTAATTGATTGTTTCCGCTAAATTATTACAATACCTCCAACAATCGTGCAACTTCTTTTTTTACACCAATCATTTCCCAATAAAATGATATGCTTCTTTTTTTTCCATTGGTTGGATCAATTGCACCCGTTTCACCTCAGAAGTTTTCacaaaactaattaaaaaaatagtgGTCCTTCCACTCAGATGATGCTACATAAACAGTTGGAATATCGTGGCATCATCTAAGTGTAAAGACTATTAGAATAGTTAAAGAAGAAActctttttttattagtttatgaGAAGTGCACCAAAAATTGTTAATCCGAACAAATGAagctaaatttatatatattttacttCTGTATAAAACACCACCAAAATATTTGACATGCGCTTACAGGCTGGGCATTAAAGTTGCACCATGAATCCCTAGAAATATCTCTAATGAAGAGTGTGTGGATGACGCTTAGAGTAGTATCATGCATTGGAGAGACAAtgatttcttgttttttttaaggataaataatttattagtcatcTCCTTTCTACATAACACATTATTTAATCcgctattttgaaaaacacattatgcTGTTTCcatgttttgtcaatattaaccctttAGTCATTTtgtctatttatttttagatttttaactgtTATTTTTGATATAAACAGACAGACAGAGTATAACAGAGTAgctatatgaaaaataaagatatgttcggttaaaaaatcgaaaaaatagataaaagtaccaaatgattaatattgataaaaaaaatagacctTATAACGTGTTTTTTAAAAGAGGAACCTAAAAAGTATGTTACGTGTAAAAAAGtgggaactaataaattattattattattttttaatgccATTATTGACCGTTTTTTGGCAACGTTGTCATCTctccttttaaataaaaaaatataccattTTAAAACAAACTATATATGATGTGGAGAACTTCTACGGTGGATCGGGTGCAATGGATCCaaccaataaaaaaaagagaatcaTGCTACCTCATTAGAAGATGATTTgtataagaaaaagaaattgtaCCATTATCATGTTTACATTAGCAAGATCCATAGTCCATAGTAGACTGGACCGGGACCATAAGAGAATTTCTCGTATGATAAGATGTGATAGAAAATCAGAGGTACTTACTAGGATGATGGCTTTGATTGCAGTTATATCAAAAGGAAAACCAGCCGTGTTTTCTTTTTGAATCCAAAGCAAAACATcaacaaaatcattatttttggatTCAACCTTCCAATTATCACTGGCAACATGTTCATCAACTACTCCATCGAAGAACTCATCCATCTCTTTAGCTATTTTCTCAGCTTTAGCATACAAACCTTTAGCACTACTCACCCAACCAAGCCATGGAATAAAGTCGCCAACATCAAAACCCCCCAAAAGTTCCGTAAACTCAGTTAATAATTCCTTAAAGCTTCTTCCTCTTTCTGTCCCGCTGTACTTTCTCCCTAAAGCAATTCTGCAAGTTATATCATTAGTAAGTTTCGCAAATATTTCACTTAAATTCACTGGCGAAGAACAACTTTTTTTAATCCTGTCAACAACTAAATCAGTCTCTTCTTCCCTTACATCCCTATAGGATTGAACTCTCTTATTACTTAATAAATGTAAAACGCATATGCTTTTCATCTGTCTCCAGTACTCTCCATATGGAGCAGCTGCAACATCTTTCTGGCCATAGAGAAGGATTTGATTAACCTTTGATTTAGGCCTGTCTGAAAAGATAAGATCATGGGTTTTCATGATCTCCCGAGCCATGTCTGCCGATGAGATAACAAGAGCTGGAACACTGCCCAGGTGAAGCAGCATAATGGGGCCATGGATTTGAGCCAATTTTGCTAGGGAACGATGGGGATAAATGCCAAATTGGTGGAGGTTTCCTATGATCGGAAAGGTAGGAGGAGAAGGTGGAAGATTGAATTTCTTGGTGGTAAATGAAGAAGAACGTTTGAGGAGGAGAATAATGAAGGATAAAGATAACAAGGTGAGAGAGATGATAATTGGGAGGGAGGAAGATTGTTCGGATAAGCTTAAactcaacattttttttttccttgtgGTTGTATGTTTTGCTTCTATGGCTCTTGAGTATAAGTAGGAGCCTGATGATGGAGTAGTTAACAAAGGAACTTTCATTTTATAGTTTCCATTCCAAGTATTTTCCTATAAGTGGACAAATGTGCTTAGAAGTATCAAGATCGGACTTGGATTTCTACTATTAAAATGTCACATTATGACTACTTAGTGTTTGTTTTTCTAGAAGAGTAAGAAAAAGTCTCTGTATAACTAgagaaatatatatttgatatagaGATTTGAGATCAAACTAGGGTTTTACatcacttttaaaaaaaattgattcaaAACCTTTTTTTATAGTGGTGTTTgttgaaaaataattatttttttaaagaaattgaaattaaaaaacCGTGTAAAATAGTGGATTGACCTCATACaactaatttagaaaaagattGATTTAATGAGCTTTTCAAATTAGAGAACGGAAGCATTGATatcaaatgatttttttttcacttattattattattattattattattattattattatccttattATCCTTTAGaaatttgaacaaattgaaaTCAATTAAATTGAGTTCTATAAAAAGGGAGATTTTCAGAATTTTTTAgagattttaattcaataagCATATGTGCATTCAACAATATTTTATAGTATTGACGCCACGAAAGCAAAAGTAAGAAGATGCTTCACTCAATGACCTAGTGGCCACAGCTGCTTCGCGAGCTATCGGCCCGTCTCGGTCTGGCCGTCATGGCCGATCAGACTTCTTCCCCTCCAGACTATCTCGATAATTTCTTTAGTATCtgagttctcttcaatccaaacaAGCGATACTCACCTAAGACTACGGATTCGATTCAGCCCACTCGAGCACCATATGTGTGTCACACGGCCTCATATGTTAAGGTCATATCTAATACCTTTGTGGATTCGCCCAGCTCCACCGTATGGTTTCAGATATTGGAGATATTAAATCGGTTAAGATTATGCAGGCGGCGTATGACAGACGCATTGCCTTGTTCTCTTCTTCTCTAATCAGCCGGATAATTCTGAGTAAGGGCGATTCCCCCTGGAAGGTAGCCAATCTCAAGGAATCATTAACAAAAATCTAAGGATTGATGGATCCGTGGAGGGTAATCTCCATTGGCCGAGGATTATTCAATGTTGTCTTGTGTTCTCAAGAGATTAAAAATCATGTGTTTACAAGGGGAATTGTCAATGTCAAACCGGGGATGTTCATGTTACAGCCGTGGGTGCCAGACTTTGATCCTTATGTGGAAAAGACGACGAATGCTCATGTATGGGTTCGACTATATTCACTGGCATAGGAATATTGGGACTCACAGATTTTGTCTGATATTGCCAAATGCATTGCGGGATTAATTAGATTTGATAAGTCCACTTTTGATGGAGACTTTGTTCATTTTGCACTAGATGTTGACTTGGTCTCTAAGCTACCTGTAAAACTGTGTATTGAAAGGGAGAGGAAGCAAATCTGGATCGATGTAGTTTATGAGAAGTTACCCCGCTTTTGTCGAGTATGTTCAAGCATCGGGCATATGGCGTACAACTACAGAAAGAATAAAAACTCTACTATGGATGGCAAAAGGCATAATGATGCAAATGCTGATGTTGAGCGGAAACGGACTGCTGTTGTGCAGGATCAGGTGAGTTCAAAGAAGGATATGGTTATAGCGGAAGTGCATGTTCAACGAGCTACAATGCGTATTCTTGAAGACCTACAGCCTCGGGCAGTTGAGATGGATTTGGCTATCCTTACGGCTGTGGCACACCCTGTGGACATTGGTTTTCCCGGCAGTCCGCAAGTTCGGAAGGATGTGCTTAGTGACATGCTTTCTGCAGATCATCCCCCATAACCGGGCAACGATAACTTGCCATTGAATGATGAAGAAGTTGTAGCGGACTTGATTTCAAGGACCCCATCTTAGGGTTCTAAATCATGTACTGATCAGGTATAAGAGGATGAGTGGCACAGTGTGAGTAGGAAGAATACGAGACGCAAAGAAATGAAAAAACTGACTGTATCACCAACTCGTCCTCGACGGGTCAGTAAGATACCTATCCGTTTAAATGAATATCATTTATTGGAATTGTAGGGGCATCCTTAACACGGATACCCAGCGCTACCTGTCGAATTTATGTTTTCTGTATAAACCTGGTCTTTTTTGCTTGGTTTGAACCAATGGTGGATTTTACTTCTGTGCGTACGTCATTTTAGGAACGTTTAGGATTGACACTAATTGCAACTAATCAACGGGAATGTCCGACTTTATGGGTGTTCGTGAAAGACATGCTTTTAAGCAATGCCACTCTATGTTAATGTCATGAGTAATTTGTTTTGTTGAACTTGCAAACTTTGAGCTATATATGTTTTGTGTATGGTAGTGTGTGGGCTAACATGCACATTGCACTATTTGATGGCCTTATTGACCAGCAGAGTAGACTGTCTGGCCAATGGGTGTTTCTAGGGGACTTTGATGCGGTCCTTGTGTCACATGAGTAATCTGGGAGGGCGTCTACTGCTCGACCTTGTCGTGATTTTCATAGTTTTATTGATAATGGAACCTTCATTGACGAGCCTACTAAGGGGTCTTTATACAGTTGGCCTAATGGTAGATATGGCTCTGTGCGGGTTCAATGTCGGTTGGATAAGGCTCTGATATCCACtaagtttttggatttttgGAATTCTTACAACAACACTGCTTTGTCGTGAAACCACTCTGATCACTGCCCCCTACTTTTCAAATGTTCGAACATTACGAGTTTCGTTCAACGCTTTCACTTCTAGTCAATGTGGGTCACTCGTTCGGGACTTTGGGAGGTTTCTCCAAGTTTTGGCATGAGAATCATTCTCGGCTTCCGCCTATGCACTCACTATGCAATAAGCTCAAATTACTAAGACCTCTGTTACGAACATGGAATAGTGAGATTTTCATCACTTGGACGTGAATATTGCGGAAATTGATGCTCACTTGACTGATGTTCAGTCTGAAATTCTACCTAGGGCTTATCGGCAGATCTTCATCAGCAAGAGTTGGTTGCGCATACTCGACTTGATTCTGAGTTGCGCAAAAAGGAGACGTATCTCCGTGATAAGACTCGAATTAGGTGGCTAGCAGAAGGAGATAGCAAATAGTGCATTTTTTCATCATATGGCTACGGCTAAGGCTCCCTCCTCAAGTATAACGGCTTTGCAGATCAAAGAACGCAtgtcactgaattttacaccAGTCTGTTTCGCTCCGATACGGCTACACCGAGAGACTTTGGTCCAGTGTATGAGGCAATTCCACGACTTGTAACTGACTCAGATAATACTTCTCTGATTTGCTACCTTGATATATTGGTAGTCTGCGCTGTGGTTTTTGCTATGGATAAGGCAAGCGCTTCTGGCCCGAATGGGTACACTGGAGCCTTTTTCAGGCCTATTAGGATATCATTGGGAGCGATGTGTTTGTTATGGCTAAAAAAATTTCTCCTCATGGTCCATTCTACCTAGTCTGAACTCCAACCTTATGGTTTTAATTCCCAATGTCGAAGGTGCCTTGACGATTGAACAGTACCGACCAATTGCCATGAGCAATTTTTGTTACAAAATCATTGCCACGATTCTTGCTGACATGCTTGCTTTGATTAATTCTCTCATTGTATTTGCTAATCAATTTGGGTTCATTCCTGGCTGGAGTATCCACCAGTATATAGTTGTTTCTTCTGAGGGTACGAATAAGTTGAAGAAGATGTTTTGGGGGAAATATGGCTTTGAAAGTGGACATTCGGAAGGTGTTTGACACGCTAGACTAGAATTTTTTATTGGCTGTCTTGGATGCTTTTTGGTTTTCACTGCAATTTCGTGATTGGCTTCTTAATCTTTTATCCTCTTCTCGCATTTTGATTTGACGGGTAATGGGATTAACAACTTTTTCAGATGCTCTAGAGGGGCAGGCAGGGGGATCATCTCTCCCCAATACGTTTTGGTATTACTGAGATTTTCTCAGTAGATTGTTACTTCGGCTAGGAACCTCTGGTCACCTATCGGCAATGACCTACACGCGGACATTTGCTTTTCCCCATGCATCGTTATATGTGGATGATTTCCTCCTATTCTGTAGGGCCTCTACTGCCAACTTTCATAATCTAAAAGATGCATTCCTGCTTTATGGTTCTATTTCTAGGCAACATGTCCGTTGGAAAATGTGTGAGCTCTTTTTAGGCGCGTACATTACTCTGGAGTACAGGCTACGACTTGCGGATATCATTGTTATTCGTCAAGGTTATGTCCCCTATCGGATTTTGGGTGTTCCTCTCT
The DNA window shown above is from Euphorbia lathyris chromosome 1, ddEupLath1.1, whole genome shotgun sequence and carries:
- the LOC136232888 gene encoding cytochrome P450 736A117-like → MLSLSLSEQSSSLPIIISLTLLSLSFIILLLKRSSSFTTKKFNLPPSPPTFPIIGNLHQFGIYPHRSLAKLAQIHGPIMLLHLGSVPALVISSADMAREIMKTHDLIFSDRPKSKVNQILLYGQKDVAAAPYGEYWRQMKSICVLHLLSNKRVQSYRDVREEETDLVVDRIKKSCSSPVNLSEIFAKLTNDITCRIALGRKYSGTERGRSFKELLTEFTELLGGFDVGDFIPWLGWVSSAKGLYAKAEKIAKEMDEFFDGVVDEHVASDNWKVESKNNDFVDVLLWIQKENTAGFPFDITAIKAIILDIFAGGTDTTYTVLEWVMTELLKHPKVMKILQDELREITKNKSEITEDDLNKIPYLKAVIKETLRLHPPIPLLVPRISTGDVKLKGFDIAARTLVIINDYAIGRDPALWDKPEEFFPERFLNSGIDFKGQNFELIPFGSGRRICPGVQFAMSNDELALAKLLNKFDWELHGVERVEDLDMTECTGLTIHRKFPLFALATPYSSS